In the genome of Deltaproteobacteria bacterium, the window CTGTTCCTTGGATCAGGCTTTATCTGGGAGTCCAGGAAACGCCTGGCGCAATTGGGTAAGGGCCTGCTTCGGGTTCCGGGTGCAAGGGAGGCCTTCCTGGATCTCGTCATGCACCCCGAGAACCCGAAGATTCTTCGCCTGGCGCTTGAAATCGGTCTCATCGGTCTTTTCATCCCGGAGTTCAAGAGGATTCGAAACCTGGCCCTTTTCAGTTATTACCACCAGGAGACCGTTGATATCCATTCCCTCAAGACGGTCGAAACCATCCGGGACCTCTCAAAGGGTCTTTTCGACGACAAGTGGCCGGTCCTGAGAGAGGTCTTCGAAGAGACCGAACATCCCGAGTGGCTTTTCCTCGCCGCACTGCTCCACGATATCGGAAAAGGCTACCGGGGAGATCATGCAGGAAAGGGAGCGGAATTGATCCCCCGGATCCTGGAGAGGCTGGGCCTTGAGGGATCGGCCCTTGAGATGGTTCCCTTTTTGGTGGAGCATCACTTGCTCTTGGCCAGGATCGCCCAGAGAAGGGACCTCAACGAGGAGAAGACCTGCGAACAGGTCGCCCAGGTCGTTCGGGATCCTGAAACCCTCCGAATGCTCTTTATCCTTACGGCTGCCGACACCCTTTGCAGTGGAGCGGCCCCGAACAGAGGTTGGAGACTCATGCTCCTCCAGGAATTGTATTTCAAGGTGCGGCATATCCTGGAAGGAGACGTGGTGGCCACCCCGAGTGCAACCGAGCGGGTCAAGGAGGTGACCGACTGGTTGAACCGGACCCTCAGACCCCATTTCCTGAAGAAAGACATCCTTGCCCTGGTCGAGCAGGTGCCCACCCGTTATCTCCTGGAGACCAGCCTGGAGGACATATCCCGGCACTTTCGACTCGCCCTTGCCGTGAACGGCGGGAAACTGGCCTGGATCCTTCAGAAGTTGAAGCACGTACCGGTCACCCGGATCATCCTCCGGACCACGGATCGTCCCGGACTCTTCAGCAAAATGGTGGGGGTTTTCACCCTGAACAATATCGAGGTGCTCTCCGCCAAGATCTGCACCGTCAAGAACGGCCTCGCCCTTGACATCTATGAAGTGTCCAATCCCAGGGATCCATTAAGGGAGGAAGAGACCTGGAAAAGGCTCCGGGAGGAGGCGATAGCGGCCATGGAAGACAGGCTGTCCCTGGAGACCCTGATCGCCGCAAAAAAGCGAAGGAGAGTACCATCGCCCGGGCCGGTGATTCCTGGTTTGAGCGAGAAGGTCAGGATGGACAACACCGCCTCCGACTTCTATACGATCCTCGAGGTGAGCGCGCGGAATCGTTTCGGCTTCCTCTACAGCCTCTCCAGGACGATACGATCCCTGGGCCTGGACATACGGTTCGCACGGGTGGACAGCGACAAGACCAGAATAACAGGGGTCTTCTACGTTTGCGGCGCCGGGGGGAGGAAGGTCACGGACCGGGAGTCCCTGGATACCGTCAAGCGGGAAATCCTGAAGACGCTGGGTAGCAATGGGGAGTCCTGGTAATAGCCTGATTTTCCATTGCCTCAACATTACTCGCTACGTTTTTCTATAAACTGTTAGAGGTCCTGGGAGATGATGATGGCCTCGGCAATCTCCCGCATGGACTTGCGGGTGTCCATGCTCTTTTTCTGGATCCACCGGAAGGCCTTGTCGGCGGGAATATTCTTCTTGACCATGAGGATTTCCTTCGCCCTTTCGATTTTTTTGCGGGTGATCAATTCCTCTTCGATGACCTTGGTCTTGACGAGTAGACGGGTGTTTTCTATAGCGATGGCCGCCTGGTTGGCCACCGTGGTGATGAGGTGGATCTCGGTCTCGGAAAAATCGTGGGGTTCTGCGGTGAAGCAGTTGAGTACCCCTATGACCCCTTGTTCTTTCACCCTCAGGGGGACACTCAACATGGAGACCAGTCCCAGTTTCTTCGCCATGTCCTTTTCCTTGAAGAGGGGCTCTTCCAGGACGTTCTTGAGAACGAGGGGCTTGTTGTGGGTGGCCACGTAACCCACTACTCCCTCGTTCATGTTGAGGGAGCGGTCCTTGACGTACTCAGGGTCAAGGGCCTGAGTCGCCTTTAGGCGGATCTTCTTGGGAGTCTCGGTTTCCTCGATGAGCCACAAGGAGCAGATTTCCACACCCGTCACCTTGGCCGTGACCATGACAATGAGCTTCAGGATATCCTCCAGGTAGAGATCGGAGGTAATGGCCTGGCTGATGTCCATGAGGGCCTTGACGTATTTTTCGTAACTGCTGGGCGTTATCTTCTCCATTGTGAGCACCGGCTCCCCGCGAGTAAAGAAAGTGCCGGGTGAAGGAGGCTACAGGGCTACTTCAGGGATTTTTTCCATTCCTTTGCGAATATCTCGGCAACCTTGCCGATTTGTCCGGGATCGATATTCATGGCCTTGGCCACTTCGCTGTACAGGGCCTTTCGGTCCTGGTTTTCAGCATTCACCAGGCTCTTCAGATCCCTCTTCTCCTTCAGGCCGAGCCCCTCCAGGCTTCCCAGGGAAACGTATCCGTCGTCTCCCTCCTTGAGCATACCCTTGGCGTAGTAAGGTTTCATCCGGTTGAAGCGTTTCTTCATCTTTTCCTTGAGAGCCCGAATGGTGGGATTGGAGACCGCCGTCACTTCACCGGCCCAGGCTTTGGGGGCTGCGAAGGCCAAAAGGTTTTGGAGCAGACGGGAACTCTTGTCATCTTGTTGGGGCGCCTTCTCTTCTCCTACGCCCTTTCCACGGATGTCGTGGACGATTTCTCCTGCAACGGAACGGACTTCTTCCGCCGGAAAATAGATGTTGATGGTCACGCAGGCAAAAAGAAAGACCAGGGAACAACCGAATCCGACCCACAGGGTTTTTCTCAAACCTCTCATGGTGACCTCCTTTGTGAAGCTTCTGGCAACGGGACTTCGCACCTCCCCGCTTTGACCGGGCGACCCGAGGGGCTTTCAGCATCTTCGTTCGCCTTCGCCGGGGTACCCTGTAGCTTGTGCTACCGGGAGGAATGGCCAGGTGAGTTCCGTCGCAATTCCGCTCACCATACCCCGCTGCTGGCAGCGGGGAGCTTCATCGGATCACCGGGCCTTTCCTCGATTTCATAATCCTCTTGATTCTTTCCATCATATCCTTGAAACGGATACGATTATCGGGATTTTGATTTACAACATTTACCCCTGAAAAGCCACCTCTTTTTACCAGGTATTCCCGGCCCTTCTCCTT includes:
- the glnD gene encoding [protein-PII] uridylyltransferase, translating into MKTTARIIQEFLDSKEPLVQENLKSDSGFHTTRKYTGLVDGLISALMAAEIPDPDGRKSLEGQMTLVALGSYGRRELCFASDVDLLILYQGGLSEGVGQFVPRILYPLWDARLEVGHSVLTVEEGVRLALEDFRSLTSLMDGRFVLGSWSLYQRFRRSLWSVLKGERERLLGHFLLAKEVRERRFGRQGYFAEPDLKEGLGGIRDLHFMAWMAKLYFRCGRLSRIRRYEPFSHFDTNRLNHSKGFLFKVRNHLHILAKRKEDRLMGMYQEELARDLGFRDGSHVSAAEKFMRRLYMHLNRVKYGAEEFHTKALDLLDPSRGKGPPPQDLHPEFSVHGGNLVLRTGSLLEKSPLVLLEGFSEANRRGLFLGSGFIWESRKRLAQLGKGLLRVPGAREAFLDLVMHPENPKILRLALEIGLIGLFIPEFKRIRNLALFSYYHQETVDIHSLKTVETIRDLSKGLFDDKWPVLREVFEETEHPEWLFLAALLHDIGKGYRGDHAGKGAELIPRILERLGLEGSALEMVPFLVEHHLLLARIAQRRDLNEEKTCEQVAQVVRDPETLRMLFILTAADTLCSGAAPNRGWRLMLLQELYFKVRHILEGDVVATPSATERVKEVTDWLNRTLRPHFLKKDILALVEQVPTRYLLETSLEDISRHFRLALAVNGGKLAWILQKLKHVPVTRIILRTTDRPGLFSKMVGVFTLNNIEVLSAKICTVKNGLALDIYEVSNPRDPLREEETWKRLREEAIAAMEDRLSLETLIAAKKRRRVPSPGPVIPGLSEKVRMDNTASDFYTILEVSARNRFGFLYSLSRTIRSLGLDIRFARVDSDKTRITGVFYVCGAGGRKVTDRESLDTVKREILKTLGSNGESW
- a CDS encoding GAF and ANTAR domain-containing protein, translated to MEKITPSSYEKYVKALMDISQAITSDLYLEDILKLIVMVTAKVTGVEICSLWLIEETETPKKIRLKATQALDPEYVKDRSLNMNEGVVGYVATHNKPLVLKNVLEEPLFKEKDMAKKLGLVSMLSVPLRVKEQGVIGVLNCFTAEPHDFSETEIHLITTVANQAAIAIENTRLLVKTKVIEEELITRKKIERAKEILMVKKNIPADKAFRWIQKKSMDTRKSMREIAEAIIISQDL
- a CDS encoding DUF1318 domain-containing protein, with translation MRGLRKTLWVGFGCSLVFLFACVTINIYFPAEEVRSVAGEIVHDIRGKGVGEEKAPQQDDKSSRLLQNLLAFAAPKAWAGEVTAVSNPTIRALKEKMKKRFNRMKPYYAKGMLKEGDDGYVSLGSLEGLGLKEKRDLKSLVNAENQDRKALYSEVAKAMNIDPGQIGKVAEIFAKEWKKSLK